Proteins from a genomic interval of Anatilimnocola floriformis:
- a CDS encoding glutamine synthetase beta-grasp domain-containing protein translates to MTPREILALCREKEVRVVDLRLADLAGRWTQISVPVSRLDEDLFEEGIGFDGSQLWGGPTAKASDLIALPQPDTAYLDPTAAIPTLAILCNLQDPLTREPFARDPRQIAQRAENYLRSTGFADAASIGAKAQFFVFDEASFANTATASSCQVSSATNQAELHSEILQALSEAGLPVEGELQASSPWHPTAIGLARQPIVATADALLTYKHIVRQVARRRNKRATFMPQPLGEGPGCGLHTHFSFWKKEQSIFAGHGYAGLSEIGLYAIGGVLRHAPALLALCNPTTNSYKRLAPGSAGEAKWGYSQQNRTATCRIPVYNASPKSRRVAFRTPDPSCNPYLAFAAIVLAAIDGIQLKLHPGQPLEEQRNGSRSSEQAIPATLDDALSALEDDQEFLLRDDVFTPEVLQTWIEQKRRTEIQPLRLRPHPLEFSQYFDC, encoded by the coding sequence GTGACTCCCCGTGAAATTCTCGCTCTCTGCCGTGAAAAGGAAGTCCGGGTCGTCGATCTGCGGCTCGCCGATTTGGCTGGTCGTTGGACTCAGATCAGCGTGCCGGTTAGCCGGCTGGATGAAGATCTGTTCGAAGAAGGAATCGGCTTCGATGGCAGTCAGCTGTGGGGCGGGCCGACGGCGAAAGCCAGCGATTTGATCGCGCTGCCGCAGCCCGACACGGCTTATCTCGATCCCACGGCGGCGATTCCCACTCTGGCCATTCTGTGCAACTTGCAGGACCCGCTCACGCGCGAACCATTCGCCCGCGATCCGCGGCAGATCGCCCAGCGGGCCGAAAATTATCTGCGCAGCACCGGTTTTGCCGATGCCGCGTCGATCGGCGCGAAGGCCCAGTTTTTTGTCTTCGATGAAGCCAGCTTTGCGAACACGGCAACGGCTTCGAGTTGTCAGGTTAGCAGCGCGACCAATCAGGCCGAACTGCATAGCGAAATTCTGCAAGCGCTGAGCGAAGCCGGCTTGCCGGTGGAAGGTGAGCTGCAAGCCAGTTCGCCTTGGCATCCCACGGCCATCGGCCTGGCTCGTCAGCCGATTGTGGCGACAGCCGATGCGCTGCTGACGTACAAGCACATCGTTCGCCAGGTGGCTCGCCGCCGCAACAAGCGAGCGACCTTCATGCCGCAACCGCTGGGCGAAGGACCCGGCTGCGGACTGCACACGCATTTTTCATTCTGGAAGAAAGAGCAATCGATCTTCGCCGGCCATGGCTATGCGGGTCTGAGCGAAATCGGCCTGTATGCGATCGGCGGCGTGCTGCGGCATGCCCCGGCGCTGCTCGCGCTGTGCAATCCAACCACGAACAGTTACAAACGGCTCGCCCCCGGCAGCGCCGGCGAAGCGAAGTGGGGTTACTCGCAGCAGAACCGCACGGCAACGTGCCGCATTCCGGTTTACAACGCGAGTCCCAAGAGCCGGCGGGTTGCGTTTCGCACGCCCGATCCCAGCTGCAATCCGTATCTCGCTTTCGCCGCCATCGTACTCGCCGCGATCGACGGCATTCAATTGAAGTTGCATCCCGGTCAACCGCTCGAGGAACAGCGCAACGGTTCGCGCTCATCCGAGCAAGCCATTCCCGCCACGCTCGACGACGCGCTCTCCGCCCTCGAAGACGATCAGGAGTTTCTGCTCCGCGACGATGTCTTCACACCCGAAGTGCTGCAGACCTGGATCGAGCAAAAACGGCGCACGGAAATTCAACCGCTGCGGCTCCGGCCTCATCCGTTGGAATTCAGCCAGTACTTTGATTGCTGA